From Rhineura floridana isolate rRhiFlo1 chromosome 5, rRhiFlo1.hap2, whole genome shotgun sequence, a single genomic window includes:
- the LOC133386055 gene encoding NALCN channel auxiliary factor 1-like produces the protein MSSRPTGGAGSGVCFGPREPDKPFADSERAQKWRLSLASLLFFTVLLSDHLWLCVEARQVAAGRHRDQVLAEPGMEDGERASASPPGSPAASAAGQCFSLLGDAEAACRRLKPGGSAQAELYLPFCNSYTLRELFAGFSRPDTLNCTLDLGEEEDEDDGGDGDGRSREENWLRSCRRCVLAYQNYDQQAQDRYREFELVLQKYLQAEEYSVKSGPEDCKKRESASSSLQFILDDKINDTCYAHHLLKHLYSVMYLLPSY, from the exons ATGAGCAGCCGCCCCACGGGAGGAGCAGGCTCGGGCGTGTGCTTCGGCCCGCGGGAGCCCGACAAGCCCTTCGCTGACTCGGAGCGGGCACAGAAATGGCGCCTGTCGCTGGCCTCGCTGCTCTTCTTCACTGTGCTGCTCTCTGACCACCTGTGGCTCTGCGTTGAGGCCAGGCAGGTCGCTGCCGGGCGACACCGGGACCAAGTGCTGGCGGAACCGGGCATGGAGGACGGCGAAAGGGCGTCGGCGTCGCCCCCCGGCAGCCCTGCGGCGTCGGCAGCGGGCCAATGCTTCAGCCTGCTGGGCGACGCCGAGGCTGCTTGTCGCCGCCTGAAACCCGGCGGCTCGGCCCAGGCAGAGCTCTACCTTCCCTTTTGTAATTCCTACACGTTGCGCGAGCTCTTCGCTGGGTTTTCCCGCCCGGACACTCTGAACTGCACTCTGGACCTAGGCGAGGAGGAAGACGAGGACGACGGGGGCGATGGGGATGGgcgcagcagggaggagaattgGCTCCGGTCTTGCCGCCGCTGCGTCCTGGCTTACCAGAACTACGACCAGCAAGCGCAGGACCGCTACCGAGAGTTCGAGCTCGTGCTCCAGAAATACCTGCAAGCGGAGGAGTACTCGGTGAAATCTGGGCCGGAGGACTGTAAG aaaagagagagtgCTTCTTCCAGTTTACAATTTATACTTGATGACAAAATCAATGATACTTGCTATGCACACCATCTCTTGAAGCATTTGTATTCTGTCATGTATTTACTTCCTTCCTACTAA